Below is a window of Neofelis nebulosa isolate mNeoNeb1 chromosome 8, mNeoNeb1.pri, whole genome shotgun sequence DNA.
ATCCAGTTCCAAACTCAAGGGGCAAAACAGGTTTAAGAGCCTGATGCTCCTTCATGCACCGGTTTCCCTTTGGGTTATCACAGAACTGAGAATACACATTACAGGCTCAAACACTGCCATTGAGATAAACTAAGGCTCCCTCCCTGGAGAGCTAGACCCACAACACACAAGATGAGGTGACCTGACCAGGATGGACTCCAGACAAAGGATGACTTCTCAGACTTGAGAAATCCAAGTTGCAGTAGTGTGGCTTCCTGATACTGTCCTGACATCTGCCAGCCTTAGAGCCCAGCTCTGGCCAGGAACTTCAAGCTACAGGTCGGTCCTCAACTCCCAGCAAAAACCAAAGACccatttctctgagttctgggaAGAGGCCTGtacagaaatgtaaaagagaaaCTTTGACTCAGGCAGGCCTTATCTGGGCACTAAAGGACAGACCACAATGCTGCAGGAGGCAGAAGCCAGGCTGTACCTCCTGGCCACCAGCTCCCTCCGGGTAAAGCTCTTTGGCCTGAACCCCACTCGAGAAGAAAAACACCCAGCAGCCTACTGCAGGGGGCCCTAAGTCCAATGAGGTTGAACCAATCCCTCCCTCCAGGGTGATCACAACCGTCAGGCCAAGGTTGGTAAGGCTGCCTTACCAGAGATCAGAAAGCAAGCACAACTCACAGAAGTACTTTCactacaaaataatttattacaaCACACAGCTGCAGCACAAGCCTATGTACAAGCACATACTCCGCTGACAACCCCAACTAGGGGacccttttcttctccctggcCTTTCGGACCTCTTCTATCAAATCTTTCAGATATTGTATCTCCTTGGCCAAAGAGTCTGCCCTCTCTTTCAGAGCCTCATTCTTCTTTTCTAGCTCTTTACACTCGCCAGTAAGGGCCTCTTGCTCCGCCCTCTTCTTCTGGCGGTACCTAGTGGCTGCTGTCTTGTTCTGCTccatttttttcagcttcttatCCAACTTCTCCACCTTTACTTTTGCTGCCGTTTTCTCTCCAGGGGGATCATAGGGTTTGGGGCGGGCAGAACCACAGAGGGAACACGGAGACAGCTGGCTCTTACTTGGAGAGCCCCTTGAAGTCGAGGGGCTATGCTGGGGGGACCCCAGATAGGACTCAGGACTCATACAGATGCCACTATCATTATCTGACGGGGCATCCTCCTCCTTTATGCACTGAGGGATCATGAGAATGTAAGCAGTAGAGTCTGGCTTTCTATCTCCTTCAGAGATATCCACCTCACTGCCTAGCTCTAAACTAAAGGAATGATCTGGAGTGGAGGAAAGGGCCcctggggagaaagaaagaggttgCAGGAAGGTATAAGGGGCAACCTGGTCTGTTTTGGGTAAACTTTCTGGGAGATGGCCAATTGGGTTCATGGTCTGGGGGGGCTCCTTATTCGTCTCCTGGACTAGGGGGTCAAAGAGATCACATGTGTCATCCAAAGTGGCCAAAAGCTCATCTGGCATGGTTTCCAGGTCATCTATATTGAACAGAGAATCAAAATCAAACTCCTTCAGATCCATTTTCTCCACCATCCAATCTGTCCCGGAGAAGGCATCCTCTGCAAAAGATTGAAAAGGAGTCAGACACACAAGGCAGCAAGCCCGACGCTCAGATCCCACCGGCAGGCAAAGGACTCCTACTCACCCTTGCCGTTGTCTGAGGCACTGACCAACCCATCCACAGCCAGCCATTCGGAGGAGCCCGCCTTAGCCTTGTCGCTGGAGAACCCATGAGGTTTGAAGTGCTTGGCCACCTCCAGGTAATCGTCTAAGAGACCTAGGCTTACTTCAGCCCCCAAACCCGACTGGTCGAAGGGGGACATCAAGTCCCCCCCCAACACCTCGCTGCTCAGGAAGCTCATCATCTCGGCCATGTCGCGGGACTTTACTGGAATCGAGGAATGTGCTTGATTCGAAGAGGTCTTTGTCGGTTACAGCAACGCTGCTGCTGGATGCCGTGAAAAGCctgaaaagaaaccagaaatcaaGGCCCACTAGAGACCAGCCGGTCCCAGAACTTCATCTTTCCATCCTGGAGGGAGACTGGCCAAACTAGAATTCCACTCGGCAGCAGAGAATCGGGAACACGTGGCCTCAGAGCCATCGCGTCCACCTTCCTCGCCGCCCGGTCAAGCCGCACAAGATGGACGCCCTCGGGGCTGGGCCGTCCCTCCACCGGCCGCCAGAGGAAGGCGCGCCATCCTCAAGTCCAAATACGGCCTGGGCCGCCGGCCCCGCCCACACCCGCCCATGACTCACACCGCGGCACCGCCCTGCCCcgccgccatcttggctcctgcCACGTTTTGCTGGGAGCCGGACGGGGACGCGCCCCTGAATCGGAGGCCAGGGTCGTCGAGGACTTCTATCCCCGGGGACGGGGCGCGCTCCCCCAACCCAGAAGCGTCGGCGTCTCGCGGACACCCAAACAGGGGTCACGCGTCTCGGGCGCTCGTAAAACCGCTTCCCCCTCTGGGACGCCGCCGGCCGCAGGCCGCGCCCAAGCGAGCCGAATGCCCTCGCCGACCCGCGG
It encodes the following:
- the ATF4 gene encoding cyclic AMP-dependent transcription factor ATF-4, which gives rise to MAEMMSFLSSEVLGGDLMSPFDQSGLGAEVSLGLLDDYLEVAKHFKPHGFSSDKAKAGSSEWLAVDGLVSASDNGKEDAFSGTDWMVEKMDLKEFDFDSLFNIDDLETMPDELLATLDDTCDLFDPLVQETNKEPPQTMNPIGHLPESLPKTDQVAPYTFLQPLSFSPGALSSTPDHSFSLELGSEVDISEGDRKPDSTAYILMIPQCIKEEDAPSDNDSGICMSPESYLGSPQHSPSTSRGSPSKSQLSPCSLCGSARPKPYDPPGEKTAAKVKVEKLDKKLKKMEQNKTAATRYRQKKRAEQEALTGECKELEKKNEALKERADSLAKEIQYLKDLIEEVRKAREKKRVP